Part of the Vitis vinifera cultivar Pinot Noir 40024 chromosome 13, ASM3070453v1 genome is shown below.
GAgacatattaattttataaccTTATTTTCCACATGAGGAGCATTCTGACGTTGAAAGTGGATCATGATTATCCATGCTGCACTGGTGACTACCCTCTTAGCCGACTGTCCACATATTTAACTAGAATGTTCCaatgattttttcaaaatgatttcatattttccaaGCTTATTGATATAAAACTTGCAATTCAGTGCGGGGGTTTGAAGTAATTACTCATCCTTTTACCACTTGCTTCTTCCTTCATGTTGAAAACCCTTTATTtctattttggaattttttgtaaataaggTGGGAACTTGGGTTGGCTAAAAAGGGATGAGAGGAAAGCCTTGGGGTATGCTCAATTCTGCAATTTTGTTTAGGCTTTTGAGATTCTCAATCACTCTTTTTGATGGCGAGGAATAGTGAGTGAAGACGGTTCTTAGATGAGGGAATCATTcctctcttaaaaaaaatggactAGAATGCTTCTATTGATAGAGCTTTCACATCTGTGTATAAAATTGCTTTTTGCTGTTCCATTCCAGAGAGTGACTCTCAATGAGGCTTAATCTGCCTTTACTAAAGATCTTGATTCAGAATGTTGAGATATATTAGGTAGTTTTAACATTTCATAAATGCGACCAAGGACATGACAAATGTGCTTTTGCTCCACTCTTATATTGAGTTGATGATAGAAAAGTTGTGTGAATTGTCTCTGGAAATTGATAACTCCAGAGAGGTTATGCCACTTTTGGAGTGTTTTAGaaccaaaaatgatatcatgttTCTTCAAGAAGtcgtaggacaaccctaggatggttgcctacactcaaatAGGTGGGctagagtttttatttttagggtgtaaggagaggaacaaggaataaagtttatggtagagaaaaataaaatacaaaaaataaagagaaaagataTGACGAAGAAGAGATGAAAACCTTAGAGTTTCACTAAGGCTTTCTAGGAGTTTCacttagaagaaaatcaatggagtctcaccattgaggattgcaatactttgcaaataaaaaaacataatattattaacatcAATCAATTCATCATCgattagccttatttataggcttctctagaaattcaaagtctactaggattctaataagttattatgattctaattctaattatcttATAACCTGATTAGCTAATCTTGATTTGATTCCAAATACTAATCATGTTTTAATTCCAACTAATtctaatcttaatttaatttcaagtaatactaatcttattttaattgCAATTAATACTAGTTTCCTTTTTGATGTATATCTtggagattcatcctcatcactATTTGATATGTAGTTTGTTGGGTCTAGAGAAAATATGGCACCTTTTAGGACTTGGACTATTTGAATGAGAAGAAGCATCAACATGTCTAGCTTCTTATGTTGTATTCATTTTCTCATGTAGGAGAGAAAACTTCCAGCTTAGTGAAAAGATGGCAGTAGattcaattaaaaatgttagattCATCAGTTTGGAAATTCTGATTGTTAAATTCATCAATATGGAcctttttattctttgttaACAATTGTGTTGCTTAATGAGCTTCGATGGTCCAAAGAGGTGTTTCTATCCATGATAAGTATGTGTGATGCCCAACAAATGATTGCAGATCTTCattttagaagaaaattaatgCATTTCAATTTTGTGGTTGGACAGACAGAGAACTTACCTTTATGACTTATAATTTGATAGTGTAGAAATTTTGCAATGCCTTTTATGCCCCTCATTTGTTGACAATTTGTTTCTCCTTGCAAAGCTTCAAGCCAAATACCAGCATGTTTCGAGATCTCCTGTTGGAGTTTCACTACTGAAGGTCACCCCTAGCTCATCCTCCTTGGGGGTGTTTGAGTCAAAGAGATCCATAAAGCACAAAAGATGGGACTCGGGTCTTTTAGTTGCAGATAGTGATCAAGTTGCTGGGGAGACCAGTGAGAAAAGCTCTGGAAGTGTAGATTCTGAAGATCAGGTCTTAGCAGTGAATCCTTCATCCTTGGATTATGCAGCAGGAAATGGCCAATTTCAAACTAATATTGTCAATGAGTCAGAGCCTCAAACTTTTGAGGCTTCTAAGGGTTCTACTGTTTCATCAGATCTGAAGCAGAACACAGGATCCTCTCCTGATTCACAATCTAAGCCCAAAAGATCTCCATTAACTGCAAGAGAGAGACTAAGGGCAGCAAGGGTTCTCAGCCGTTACACAGAAACAACGTCATCTAAATCAGAACTAGGCAGCAAAGTTTTGGATGCTCTAAGAGCAAGTGATAAAGGGAAGAGAAGGTCTGGCCTTCCAGAAGCCCCTACAAACTTGTTTGATGACAGCAAGCGAGGGTTGCCGAAACAGGGCCTGACCTTTCAGTTTCCAGGCGGTGTTGATCTGTTTATCATTGCtttctcatttgtttttatCAGCACAGTGATGTTTGCAACAACTTACATAGTGTGGAAAGCCGGTGCCATCCATTTTAATGAGTACTAAGTTGGATGgcaatgggtttttttttttttcttctagatGGGCTTGCCTCATCCATGAGAACCACAAGCTATCTTCACTTCAGGTACCTTAGATGCTTTGCTTTTTGTGGTTAGGATTTTACCTCTTCTTTCAGGCAAGGTATATACTTCATTGTACAAAGAATTGGTCGGCCGACAATGATATACAATGTCATTTTTATTCGCCTTTCTGCTTTgtattctttctttctattttattttattttttctttttataggcaaacaaaaattatattaaaaggtGAAGGGGCACAAAAGCTTATATGGTTATACAAAGATACCAAAAGGTCAAACAAAGAGGAGagagaaatgaaaaacaactcccTCTCCCTATTTAGAGCTGGTTAACAAAGTCTATATGGACATTGAGCAATCTCTTATATACATTCTAACCCACTTcaaaaaagtatatataaagGATTATTTAATTGCTTGGTCAACTCTATTAGAATTTTCACATGCTCTCTTATTTATCTCCTTTCATATGATTCAACATAAGCACAAAGGAGCAAATGTAAGCTTTCTTCCTCTTTATCCCAACAAAAGATCCATGCTAACTCAAAAGAGCATCTTCACCTAATGTATCCCAAATAAAGAGTAAATCAACTATCATAAGATGGATGCTTTTGAGCAATGAGGAAGGAtatgattaattatttcttCTCCTCTAGTGTATATGGTATCTGTTTAGAAACTTTCATCCCCTCCTTTTAAGTTGGTCCAAAATTAAGATCCTTTCCCAAACTGCTTCCTAAGCAAAATGCAGATCCTCAGGAAACCCAATGATTCCAAACTATACTTGCAGGAAAAGACTTCATTCTTCTATAAGACAAAAAGAAGTTAAgagatttaattaaaaatttgccaCACTTTGAATTTAGCGAAACCATTTTATCTTTGTTGTCCCTACAAATTGACTACACTTGTAGTCTCCTAAAAAAAAGTATTCATTCCATCTAGTTCCCAATCACGGGTTTGTCTTGTAAAACAGGGGTTCTAGTAGTCTCCCTCCCCAACTTGCTCCCACACCCTGCTACCCATTCATCTTTGGCTAGGAAAAGACTATCCCAATAGGACGTTATTATaccaattattttttcaaaatttcaccctTTAGCTATTGCCTACCTTAAACTTACTTTACTATTAAATGCTATATAATttcatgaatcagttgagagtTGACTTGCccttgaggcttggctcaagtggtaaagggaagAGGAAGGTTTGTGagaggttctaggttcaagttccaatGGGGACAAAAGTTTACCtatccccaaaaaaaaaaaaaaaaaaaaaagagggtcGAGAGTTGACTTACTGAAGAGCTATTCCCTAACTGTATTATTTGGTCTTACAATCACCCAACCCATGTTTTACTCAATCAagattgtttttagttttctcatgttttactttatcaaaatcaattttaggTTAGATGCAAAGGAACCTTAGATAAACATAATGTTTGGAGATGAGGCTGAACTAGACAGGTCCACAGCTCACCATCTAGTTCAGCCTGAGATTTATCATTTGTCCAAAGGCGAGATGTAATGGAAACTTGGTCCTTAAGGTGAAAAGTTTCAGATATTATGCTTGCAAATTGTTGCTTGTTGTCTTTGCTTCATCCAAATTTGGGAGTATTTCTGCTGTATAGAAATGACATGCAAGGGCTCATGCAATTGAGGAGGGTAAACATATCTCAATTCCAACTATAGCTGTGATTTATGTTTTCATGTGAAAACAGATATCTTTTTGGATCTTTGTAGCATATCCATGCTCTAGGAAGTTATGCTTTTATCTCTTCTAAATCAATCAATGTACCATACTCATTAAAATTGCTTCTGGACATTCGTAATATGCCCAAAGGTAATTTTCC
Proteins encoded:
- the LOC100255332 gene encoding uncharacterized protein LOC100255332, which gives rise to MAVSLNSVLGFNSTLQAKYQHVSRSPVGVSLLKVTPSSSSLGVFESKRSIKHKRWDSGLLVADSDQVAGETSEKSSGSVDSEDQVLAVNPSSLDYAAGNGQFQTNIVNESEPQTFEASKGSTVSSDLKQNTGSSPDSQSKPKRSPLTARERLRAARVLSRYTETTSSKSELGSKVLDALRASDKGKRRSGLPEAPTNLFDDSKRGLPKQGLTFQFPGGVDLFIIAFSFVFISTVMFATTYIVWKAGAIHFNEY